One Rhodoferax ferrireducens T118 DNA segment encodes these proteins:
- a CDS encoding sensor histidine kinase: protein MLLLTAATACSFLLDRYVSLTSQAMIYVLAVVIASYKLDWIESAVCAVAAVTALNFFFVPPRWTFEVENQEHFIALGTMLVLALVISHLAKGVRRETELAHLNERRARQLQALATNLSNVNSPADIEALGHKALDAAFAGPCSLALTRDGRELDFAADLDPAVRDGMRCCVKEEAVLGPGTGRWPGLLAWYLPLGERGHVTGAACVRPALAADEAGREHAQALCALLAQALWRLRVTASMLAAQSEAQRQQLQSTFLAAISHDLRTPLAAIVGAASSLQTQRDKLSEPEQDRLLGSIVSEASYLSTVTENTLQLVQLTGAAQALKRDWESMEEIVGAVLARVRQRDSQRRIKSNVPENLPLVKADPVLLAQLISNLLDNALQYSDGAIDLSVSVEAQELLVSVKDRGPGIPEAEQKVIFEAYTRGDQSGQRGAGLGLALCRAIALAHGGRLTLRPRRGGGSNFVLALPLDAQQPGQELNQELP, encoded by the coding sequence GTGCTTTTGCTGACGGCCGCCACCGCTTGCAGCTTCCTGCTCGATCGCTATGTGTCGCTGACCAGCCAGGCCATGATTTATGTGCTGGCGGTGGTGATTGCCTCCTACAAACTGGACTGGATTGAGTCGGCCGTCTGCGCCGTGGCGGCGGTCACGGCACTGAACTTCTTTTTTGTGCCGCCGCGCTGGACCTTCGAGGTCGAAAACCAGGAACACTTCATTGCGCTGGGCACGATGCTGGTGCTGGCCCTGGTGATCAGCCACCTGGCGAAGGGCGTGCGGCGCGAGACCGAGCTGGCGCATCTGAACGAGCGGCGCGCCCGGCAATTGCAGGCACTGGCCACCAACCTGTCCAACGTCAATTCGCCGGCTGATATTGAGGCCCTCGGTCACAAGGCGCTGGACGCCGCCTTTGCCGGACCTTGTTCGCTGGCCCTGACCCGGGACGGGCGTGAACTCGATTTCGCCGCGGACCTGGACCCCGCCGTGCGTGACGGCATGCGCTGTTGCGTGAAGGAGGAGGCGGTGCTGGGGCCGGGCACCGGGCGCTGGCCCGGGCTGCTGGCCTGGTACCTGCCTCTGGGCGAGCGCGGTCATGTGACCGGCGCCGCCTGCGTCCGCCCGGCTTTGGCAGCGGATGAGGCTGGCCGCGAGCACGCTCAGGCGCTGTGTGCGCTGCTGGCGCAGGCGCTGTGGCGTCTGCGTGTGACCGCATCGATGCTCGCAGCGCAAAGCGAAGCGCAACGCCAGCAGTTGCAAAGCACTTTTTTAGCCGCGATCTCGCATGATCTGCGCACACCACTGGCGGCCATCGTGGGTGCCGCGTCTTCCTTGCAAACCCAACGCGACAAACTGAGCGAGCCGGAGCAGGACCGCCTGCTCGGCAGCATTGTCAGCGAGGCGTCCTACCTGTCCACTGTGACCGAGAACACCTTGCAGCTGGTGCAGCTCACAGGCGCGGCGCAGGCGCTCAAACGGGATTGGGAATCGATGGAAGAAATCGTGGGTGCCGTGCTGGCGCGGGTGCGCCAGCGTGACTCCCAGCGCCGCATCAAGTCCAATGTGCCCGAAAACTTGCCGCTGGTGAAGGCAGACCCGGTACTGCTTGCCCAGTTGATCAGCAATTTGCTGGACAACGCGCTGCAATACAGCGACGGCGCGATTGACCTGAGCGTCAGCGTTGAGGCCCAGGAACTGCTCGTTTCTGTCAAGGATCGGGGTCCCGGCATTCCTGAAGCCGAGCAAAAAGTCATTTTCGAGGCCTATACCCGCGGCGACCAGTCGGGCCAGCGTGGTGCCGGTCTGGGCCTGGCCCTGTGCCGGGCCATCGCGCTCGCGCATGGCGGGCGTCTGACGCTGCGCCCGCGCCGGGGCGGCGGCAGCAATTTTGTGCTCGCCTTGCCGCTCGATGCCCAGCAACCTGGCCAAGAGCTGAACCAGGAGCTGCCATGA
- the kefC gene encoding glutathione-regulated potassium-efflux system protein KefC, which translates to MEHAPAWLINSFIYLSAAVIAVPLSKALGLGSIIGYLAAGIAIGPWGLGLVNDVQEILHFAEFGVVLMLFLVGLELEPKRLWSLRRPIFGWGSAQVMGCAVVLTAVAMGFGVDWRVALVAGLGLALSSTAIALQVMGERNLLPTTSGQSSFAILLFQDVAAIPILALLPLLGAFSGQDSSLDTASKALESLKIIPVIAGIVLGGRLALRPVFRWISRSRTPEIFTAAALLLVVGTAALMQLVGLSMALGAFLAGVLLAESEYRRELETDIEPFKGLLLGLFFIAVGMSIDFGVLRDSPGLMAAVVAGFLAVKGVVIYALARMMKLPFQEQPVFTLLLAQGGEFAFVVFQAAAGANVFPAKTASLLIGAVAVSMLVSPLILVAIDRLLLPRYANCGVTTMDEIAEPQSAPIIIAGFGRYGQIVSRVLLAQGIAATVLDHDAEMIEVARKFGYRVFYGDATRLDLLRTAGAGTARILVVAVDDVAQSLEIVDLAQAHFAQLEIVARARDVTHWNKLRDRKVMLVERELFESSLRSARSVLELLGFEPHAARLSTMRFRRHNLELFEKLHPHYQDSAKLIAVVKQGRQQLEEQMAQEREAQQRRRTHG; encoded by the coding sequence ATGGAACACGCGCCCGCCTGGCTGATCAACAGCTTCATCTACCTCAGCGCCGCCGTCATTGCAGTCCCGCTCAGCAAAGCACTGGGGCTGGGCTCGATCATCGGCTACCTGGCCGCAGGCATTGCCATTGGCCCCTGGGGATTGGGGCTGGTGAATGACGTGCAGGAAATCCTGCACTTTGCCGAATTCGGCGTCGTGCTGATGCTGTTTCTGGTGGGGCTTGAACTCGAGCCCAAGCGCCTGTGGAGCCTGCGCCGGCCGATCTTTGGCTGGGGCAGTGCGCAGGTGATGGGGTGTGCCGTTGTACTGACCGCAGTCGCCATGGGATTTGGCGTGGACTGGCGTGTGGCACTGGTCGCCGGACTGGGGCTGGCGCTCTCCAGCACGGCCATTGCGCTGCAGGTGATGGGGGAGCGCAATTTGTTGCCCACCACCAGCGGGCAATCGTCGTTTGCGATTCTTCTGTTTCAGGATGTGGCGGCGATTCCTATCTTGGCCCTGCTGCCCTTGTTGGGCGCTTTTTCAGGACAAGACAGTTCTCTGGACACTGCCAGCAAAGCGCTTGAATCTCTCAAAATAATACCGGTCATTGCGGGCATTGTGCTCGGCGGACGCTTGGCTTTGCGCCCCGTATTTCGCTGGATTTCGCGCTCTAGGACACCCGAGATCTTCACTGCCGCAGCACTTTTGCTGGTGGTGGGCACTGCCGCTTTGATGCAACTGGTGGGCCTGTCGATGGCGCTCGGCGCTTTTCTGGCCGGTGTGCTGCTGGCCGAAAGCGAATACCGCCGCGAGCTGGAGACCGACATCGAACCGTTCAAAGGTTTGCTGCTCGGCTTGTTTTTCATTGCGGTGGGCATGAGCATCGACTTCGGCGTCCTGCGCGACTCGCCCGGGCTGATGGCGGCCGTGGTGGCCGGATTCTTGGCGGTCAAGGGTGTGGTCATTTATGCGCTTGCGCGGATGATGAAGCTGCCGTTTCAAGAGCAGCCGGTCTTCACGTTGCTGCTGGCGCAGGGAGGTGAATTTGCATTTGTGGTGTTTCAGGCTGCGGCCGGAGCCAACGTCTTTCCAGCGAAAACGGCTTCATTGCTGATCGGGGCGGTGGCGGTTTCCATGCTGGTCAGCCCGCTGATTCTGGTCGCCATTGACCGCCTGCTGTTGCCACGCTACGCCAATTGTGGTGTGACCACCATGGACGAGATTGCCGAGCCGCAAAGTGCCCCCATCATCATTGCCGGCTTTGGGCGCTACGGGCAAATTGTCTCGCGGGTGCTGCTGGCGCAGGGCATTGCCGCCACAGTGCTGGACCACGATGCCGAGATGATTGAAGTGGCGCGCAAATTCGGCTACCGCGTGTTTTACGGCGACGCGACGCGCCTGGACCTGCTGCGCACCGCAGGCGCGGGGACCGCCAGGATTCTGGTCGTGGCGGTGGACGACGTGGCGCAGTCGCTGGAGATTGTGGACCTGGCACAGGCTCACTTTGCGCAACTGGAGATCGTGGCCCGGGCACGCGATGTGACCCACTGGAACAAGCTGCGCGACCGCAAGGTGATGCTGGTGGAGCGGGAACTGTTTGAGTCCAGCTTGCGCAGTGCGCGCAGCGTGCTCGAACTATTGGGTTTCGAACCTCATGCAGCCCGCCTGAGCACCATGCGCTTTCGCCGGCACAACCTGGAATTGTTTGAGAAGCTGCACCCGCACTACCAGGACAGCGCCAAGCTGATTGCGGTCGTCAAGCAAGGGCGTCAGCAGCTGGAAGAGCAGATGGCGCAGGAGCGTGAAGCGCAACAGCGGCGCCGCACGCACGGGTGA
- a CDS encoding SRPBCC family protein: protein MPTGTIRLHRILRTSPERVYRAFLDADAVAKWLPPYGFTCKVHHMDAKVGGTYKMSFTNFTTGNGHSFGGKYHELVPSEKIRYTDSFDDPGLPGEMQTTVTLTRVSCGTEFTVVQEGLPAAIPLEMCYLGWQESLEQLANLVEPEIPD from the coding sequence ATGCCCACAGGCACTATCCGACTTCACCGCATTCTCCGCACCAGTCCGGAGCGCGTCTATCGCGCGTTTCTTGACGCTGACGCAGTGGCAAAATGGCTTCCACCATATGGTTTCACTTGCAAGGTTCATCACATGGATGCCAAAGTTGGCGGCACCTACAAGATGTCGTTCACGAACTTCACGACAGGCAATGGTCACTCCTTTGGTGGCAAGTACCATGAACTCGTGCCATCCGAGAAAATTCGCTACACGGACAGTTTCGACGACCCGGGCTTGCCTGGAGAAATGCAGACAACCGTGACCTTGACGCGGGTGTCGTGCGGAACTGAGTTCACCGTGGTGCAAGAAGGGCTGCCTGCAGCCATTCCGCTGGAAATGTGCTATCTCGGCTGGCAGGAGTCGCTTGAGCAGCTTGCGAATCTCGTAGAGCCAGAGATTCCAGATTAG
- a CDS encoding GGDEF domain-containing protein produces the protein MLVTSIKRWLAPPVFEGAEEKTRQASLINMVCITSLAFTLAVMVGALMGGKTPVSTLIIDLVACAVTLQFRHWLRSGRVVLARFGMVIFGLVFITAVTADIGTIRTPTAAILLFWVLMTGLIFDRRGIVIGTIAASMAVLGLIVAENAGWLRPPFYDVGVTQWVTFTALFGFTSGLTYYINQGTKSALALARKEIEQRKQAEQSLKAANEELHLRVFEVQRLQVELHEQAIHDPLTGLYNRRYLSDALAREIIQAKRANSSLTFVMADIDHFKFVNDSYGHLAGDEVLVQVASLLKKHARGSDIACRYGGEEFLLVFPGTSLELAHKRAEEIQQNCAALSIQHEGKNIAVMLSFGVAAYPDHGQQWEQIIVKADKALYQSKCNGRNQVTIFRDEEFPT, from the coding sequence ATGCTGGTAACTTCGATCAAGCGCTGGCTGGCACCGCCCGTTTTTGAAGGCGCGGAGGAAAAGACGCGCCAGGCGAGTTTGATCAACATGGTCTGCATCACCTCCCTGGCATTTACGCTGGCAGTCATGGTGGGTGCTTTGATGGGCGGGAAAACCCCGGTCAGCACCCTGATCATCGACTTGGTGGCGTGCGCAGTGACCCTGCAGTTTCGCCACTGGCTGCGCAGCGGCAGGGTGGTGCTGGCGCGGTTCGGAATGGTCATCTTCGGCCTTGTCTTCATCACCGCGGTCACAGCCGACATAGGCACCATTCGCACGCCGACGGCCGCCATCTTGCTGTTTTGGGTGCTCATGACAGGCTTGATCTTTGACCGGCGCGGCATTGTGATCGGCACCATCGCCGCCTCGATGGCGGTGCTGGGCTTGATCGTGGCCGAGAATGCCGGGTGGCTGAGGCCGCCTTTTTACGACGTTGGCGTGACGCAGTGGGTCACCTTCACCGCCCTGTTCGGATTCACCAGCGGTCTCACTTATTACATCAACCAAGGTACAAAAAGCGCGCTGGCGCTTGCCAGGAAGGAAATCGAGCAACGCAAGCAGGCTGAACAGTCACTCAAAGCCGCCAATGAGGAACTGCATTTGCGTGTGTTTGAAGTGCAAAGACTGCAGGTCGAATTGCACGAACAGGCGATTCATGACCCGCTGACGGGTCTTTATAACCGCCGCTATCTGAGCGATGCGCTGGCGCGCGAAATCATACAAGCCAAGCGGGCGAACAGTAGCCTCACCTTTGTCATGGCAGACATCGATCATTTCAAGTTTGTCAACGACAGCTACGGGCATCTGGCCGGCGACGAAGTCCTGGTGCAGGTTGCCAGTCTCCTGAAAAAACATGCCCGCGGTTCCGACATTGCGTGCCGCTACGGTGGTGAAGAATTCCTGCTGGTGTTTCCCGGAACAAGCCTGGAACTTGCCCACAAGCGGGCAGAAGAAATCCAACAAAATTGTGCTGCGCTGAGCATCCAGCATGAAGGAAAAAATATTGCTGTGATGCTGTCATTTGGCGTGGCGGCCTACCCCGATCATGGGCAGCAATGGGAACAAATCATCGTCAAGGCCGACAAGGCTTTATACCAATCCAAATGCAACGGCCGCAATCAAGTCACCATATTCAGGGATGAGGAATTCCCCACTTGA
- the mltB gene encoding lytic murein transglycosylase B — protein MVKTAHKTRPAKRAIRHRRLARHQAASRQPALPGPIYAQRTDAMLAADDIAARRDLPPDWVRQAIGQAHYLPQVARFIQPPPPGTPKNWQVYRSRFIDPVRIRAGVQFWQDNQQMLTRAQEQTGVPAEIIVGILGVETIYGQQMGSFRVIDALTTLAFDFPASHPRAAARSEFFKAELEQFLSLTHRTGMDPLMPLGSFAGAMGMTQFMPSSWVKYAIDFDGDDRVDLFNSAADAIGSVANYFKAFNWQAGLPTHYAVRFDSATLSLPALLAPDILPTFSVESFVAHGAVLEGAALQHPGKLALVELQNGDAPPSYVAGTENFYAITRYNWSSYYAMAVIELGQEVAQEMARARNP, from the coding sequence ATGGTCAAGACAGCGCACAAGACGAGGCCCGCGAAGCGCGCCATCCGTCACCGTCGCCTCGCCCGCCACCAGGCGGCCAGCAGGCAGCCCGCGCTGCCCGGACCCATCTACGCGCAGCGCACGGACGCCATGCTGGCCGCCGATGACATCGCAGCACGCCGCGACCTGCCGCCTGACTGGGTGCGCCAGGCCATCGGCCAGGCCCACTACTTGCCGCAAGTGGCCAGATTCATCCAGCCACCGCCGCCGGGTACACCCAAAAACTGGCAGGTTTACCGCAGCCGCTTCATCGACCCGGTGCGCATCAGGGCCGGGGTCCAGTTCTGGCAAGACAACCAGCAGATGCTGACGCGTGCGCAAGAGCAGACCGGTGTGCCCGCCGAGATCATCGTCGGCATCCTCGGGGTGGAGACCATCTATGGCCAGCAGATGGGCAGCTTTCGGGTCATCGACGCTTTGACGACACTGGCTTTTGATTTTCCCGCCAGCCATCCCCGCGCGGCGGCCCGCAGCGAGTTCTTCAAGGCCGAGCTGGAACAGTTCTTGAGCCTGACCCACCGCACCGGCATGGACCCTTTGATGCCCCTGGGCAGCTTTGCCGGGGCCATGGGCATGACGCAATTCATGCCGTCGAGCTGGGTGAAGTACGCGATTGACTTTGACGGCGACGACCGGGTGGACCTGTTCAACAGCGCGGCCGACGCGATTGGTTCGGTCGCCAACTATTTCAAGGCCTTCAACTGGCAAGCCGGCCTGCCGACCCATTACGCTGTGCGTTTTGACAGCGCCACTTTGAGCCTGCCGGCGCTGCTGGCACCCGACATCCTGCCCACCTTCAGCGTCGAAAGCTTTGTGGCCCACGGCGCCGTGCTTGAAGGCGCCGCATTGCAGCATCCGGGGAAGCTGGCACTGGTGGAGTTGCAAAATGGCGATGCGCCCCCCAGCTATGTGGCCGGCACCGAAAATTTCTATGCCATCACGCGCTACAACTGGAGCAGCTACTATGCCATGGCCGTGATTGAGCTGGGCCAGGAAGTGGCGCAAGAAATGGCACGCGCCCGCAATCCCTAG
- the smpB gene encoding SsrA-binding protein SmpB: MAKKPDTASRIADNKKAAYNYFFEERFEAGLVLEGWEVKSLREGKVQITDGYVVIRNGELFVIGLQINPLGTASTHISPDKQRTKKLLMHKEEIKRLIGKVEQKGYTLVPLNLHWKAGKIKCEIALAKGKAEHDKRDTIKDREGKREVERAMKTNHR; encoded by the coding sequence ATGGCCAAGAAACCTGACACCGCCTCCCGCATTGCCGACAACAAGAAGGCGGCCTACAACTATTTTTTTGAAGAACGTTTTGAAGCCGGCCTGGTGCTCGAAGGCTGGGAGGTCAAGTCGCTGCGCGAAGGCAAGGTCCAGATCACCGACGGTTACGTGGTCATTCGCAACGGTGAGTTGTTTGTCATCGGTCTGCAGATCAATCCGCTGGGCACCGCCTCGACCCATATCAGCCCCGACAAGCAGCGCACCAAGAAACTCCTGATGCACAAGGAAGAAATCAAGCGTTTGATTGGCAAGGTCGAGCAAAAAGGTTACACCCTGGTGCCGTTGAACCTGCATTGGAAAGCCGGCAAGATCAAATGCGAAATTGCGCTGGCCAAGGGCAAGGCCGAGCACGACAAGCGCGACACCATCAAGGACCGTGAAGGCAAACGTGAGGTGGAGCGGGCGATGAAGACCAATCACCGGTAA
- a CDS encoding COG4315 family predicted lipoprotein, whose protein sequence is MKLSSRATLSRSLTLALLGACGALYAAPPTVADGVLVGPNGMTLYTFDKDTAGSGKSACTGPCATNWPPFMAAESDKASGGYTVITRDDGAKQWAAMGKPLYYWSKDSKPGDKTGDGFNQVWKAAKPSAMPAPAPKPAPSSY, encoded by the coding sequence ATGAAACTTAGCTCTCGCGCCACCCTGTCCCGGTCTCTGACGCTCGCCCTTTTGGGTGCTTGCGGCGCCCTCTATGCCGCCCCGCCCACGGTGGCCGACGGCGTGCTGGTCGGTCCCAACGGCATGACGCTCTACACGTTTGACAAAGACACGGCCGGCAGCGGCAAATCGGCCTGCACCGGTCCGTGCGCGACCAACTGGCCGCCCTTCATGGCCGCCGAATCCGACAAAGCCTCGGGCGGCTACACCGTCATCACGCGTGACGACGGCGCGAAACAGTGGGCCGCGATGGGCAAGCCCCTGTACTACTGGTCCAAGGACAGCAAGCCCGGCGATAAAACCGGCGACGGCTTCAATCAAGTCTGGAAGGCGGCCAAACCATCGGCCATGCCAGCGCCTGCGCCGAAACCCGCGCCTTCTAGCTATTGA
- a CDS encoding RNA polymerase sigma factor has product MVNREPIVDQIPALRRYARALTGDAWAADDLVQDTLERACSKWRLWAVGSDLRAWLFTVMHNLFANQVRRSTRQASGSSVDIDDVAHELVAPEADPGPALDLQRCLLRLPLDQRAVVLLVSIEEMSYADVARITGVPIGTVMSRLSRARHRLQTLMDAPARSAAPQPASDAPTNPLPSLRRLK; this is encoded by the coding sequence TTGGTCAATCGCGAACCCATCGTCGATCAAATCCCCGCGCTGCGCCGTTATGCGCGCGCGCTGACGGGCGACGCCTGGGCGGCCGATGATCTGGTGCAGGACACGCTGGAGCGCGCCTGCAGCAAGTGGCGTTTGTGGGCAGTGGGTTCTGACTTGCGGGCCTGGTTGTTCACCGTGATGCACAACCTGTTTGCCAACCAGGTGCGCCGGTCCACAAGGCAAGCAAGCGGCAGCAGCGTGGATATTGACGATGTGGCCCACGAGTTGGTGGCACCCGAGGCCGATCCGGGGCCGGCGCTGGATTTGCAGCGTTGCCTGCTGCGGTTGCCGCTGGACCAGCGCGCTGTTGTGCTGCTGGTCAGCATCGAGGAGATGAGCTATGCGGATGTGGCCCGAATTACCGGGGTTCCGATTGGCACCGTGATGTCGCGCCTGTCGCGTGCCCGCCACCGCTTGCAGACCTTGATGGATGCACCAGCCCGCAGCGCCGCCCCGCAGCCAGCAAGCGACGCACCGACAAACCCATTACCGTCCCTTCGCCGCCTGAAATGA
- a CDS encoding anti-sigma factor family protein: MNRTSSRPLTEDEIHTLVDDQLAPDALTALQTRLAQDPAAQATVTKWRRQRDALRSLHRHLVDQPVPATLVTAARQTAASQQDINQWWRWGGMAAGVMLAFGVGWFSHTAWQGEGRPSATLARASGAPDFARQASFAHAVYAPEIRHPVEVGATEQEHLVQWLSKRVGKPLKVPHLAAQGYELVGGRLLPGEAGARAQFMFQNAAGTRITLYLGAIDKSGAGADIRETGFQFRADGPIPSFYWIDQGFGYALSGPVPRDALMKLAEAVYHQL; encoded by the coding sequence ATGAACAGGACCTCCTCTCGCCCGCTGACGGAAGACGAAATCCACACGCTGGTGGATGATCAGCTGGCGCCCGACGCGCTGACAGCCCTGCAGACGCGGCTGGCACAAGACCCGGCAGCGCAGGCCACGGTGACGAAATGGCGCCGCCAGCGTGACGCCCTGCGAAGCCTGCATCGGCACCTTGTGGACCAGCCGGTCCCCGCCACGCTGGTGACCGCGGCGCGACAGACCGCGGCCTCGCAGCAGGACATCAACCAGTGGTGGCGCTGGGGCGGCATGGCCGCCGGGGTCATGCTGGCGTTTGGTGTGGGCTGGTTCTCCCACACAGCATGGCAGGGTGAGGGGCGGCCATCCGCTACCCTGGCCAGAGCATCTGGCGCGCCGGATTTTGCGCGACAGGCCAGTTTTGCACACGCGGTGTACGCCCCGGAAATCCGGCACCCGGTGGAGGTGGGCGCCACGGAGCAGGAGCACCTGGTGCAGTGGCTCTCCAAGCGTGTCGGCAAGCCGCTCAAGGTGCCTCATTTGGCCGCACAAGGTTATGAGCTCGTGGGCGGACGCCTGCTGCCAGGTGAGGCCGGTGCGCGGGCGCAGTTCATGTTCCAGAATGCGGCCGGAACCCGCATCACGCTTTATCTCGGCGCAATAGACAAGTCCGGGGCCGGCGCTGACATCCGCGAGACCGGCTTCCAGTTTCGCGCTGACGGGCCGATACCGAGTTTTTACTGGATCGACCAGGGCTTTGGCTATGCGCTATCCGGGCCGGTGCCGCGTGACGCACTCATGAAACTGGCAGAAGCGGTGTATCACCAGCTGTAG
- a CDS encoding nucleoside/nucleotide kinase family protein: protein MNKAVMMQREQIATLTFQQASIRLQKLLAREARTIVGIIGPPGSGKSTLSLRLQALHPDRSQIVPMDGFHLANVELARLGRSARKGAPDTFDSYGYVSLLRRLRQQTPEETVYAPEFRREMEEPIAGAIPIFPEAQLLIAEGNYLALDQGGWSHVAGLLDEIWYVEVDHALRLERLLARHMQFGRSRQAAQEWVQSTDEPNARLIESTMGRVNFKLLAD from the coding sequence ATGAACAAGGCGGTCATGATGCAGCGTGAGCAAATCGCAACGTTAACGTTTCAGCAAGCCAGTATCAGGCTCCAGAAACTGTTGGCGCGTGAGGCCAGAACCATCGTGGGAATCATTGGCCCGCCGGGCTCCGGCAAGTCAACCCTGTCTTTGCGCCTGCAAGCGCTGCACCCTGATCGGTCCCAAATTGTTCCGATGGACGGCTTTCACCTTGCTAACGTGGAGCTGGCCCGCCTGGGACGCTCGGCACGCAAAGGCGCACCGGACACCTTTGACAGCTATGGCTATGTGTCCCTGCTCAGACGCTTGCGTCAGCAAACGCCTGAGGAAACGGTCTATGCACCTGAATTTCGTCGCGAGATGGAGGAACCCATCGCAGGGGCCATTCCAATCTTCCCCGAGGCCCAATTGCTGATTGCCGAAGGCAACTACTTGGCCCTGGACCAAGGCGGCTGGAGCCATGTGGCTGGCCTGCTCGACGAGATCTGGTACGTTGAAGTGGACCATGCACTGCGCCTGGAGCGCCTGCTTGCCAGGCATATGCAGTTTGGGCGTTCCAGACAGGCGGCACAGGAATGGGTGCAAAGCACCGACGAGCCCAATGCACGTCTGATTGAATCCACTATGGGCCGCGTGAATTTCAAGCTACTGGCTGACTAG
- the gloA gene encoding lactoylglutathione lyase, with translation MRFLHTMLRVGNLQRSIDFYTQVLGMKLLRTSENPEYKYSLAFVGFGSNPEHAEIELTYNWGVDSYDLGNAFGHLALAVPDCRRACDQIKAAGGQVTREAGPVKGGTTVIAFVTDPDGYKIELIERADQASGAGLR, from the coding sequence ATGAGATTTCTACACACCATGCTGCGCGTTGGCAACCTTCAACGCTCGATTGACTTCTACACCCAGGTGCTGGGCATGAAACTGCTGCGCACCTCGGAAAACCCCGAGTACAAATACTCCCTGGCCTTCGTCGGCTTCGGCAGCAACCCGGAGCATGCCGAGATTGAACTCACCTACAACTGGGGCGTGGATTCGTACGACCTGGGCAACGCGTTTGGCCACCTGGCACTGGCGGTGCCCGACTGCCGTCGCGCCTGCGATCAAATCAAAGCCGCGGGCGGCCAGGTCACGCGGGAGGCCGGGCCCGTCAAAGGCGGCACAACGGTGATTGCCTTTGTCACCGATCCCGATGGTTACAAGATTGAGCTGATTGAACGCGCCGACCAGGCCAGCGGCGCCGGCCTGCGTTGA
- a CDS encoding ANTAR domain-containing response regulator — protein MNPSLRIVVVAPDLDVANPEDEQAIRQAERSRNLRIGLLENGFNLVATLPADVFLTERIAQLQPDLIIVDAESDARDSLEHVVMATREERRPIVMFTNDDDTGHVKDAVAAGVSAYIVAGLSPERIRPILDVALARFQHEQALLQTLASTQSERDELSAELKDRKVIDRAKGLLMQRQGLSEEDAFKKMRKTAMDKGLKLADVAQRMLDVADLLA, from the coding sequence ATGAACCCATCGCTGCGTATCGTCGTTGTTGCCCCTGATCTGGACGTTGCCAATCCTGAGGACGAGCAAGCCATTCGCCAGGCCGAGCGCTCGCGCAACCTGCGTATTGGCCTGCTGGAAAACGGCTTCAATCTGGTGGCCACCCTGCCAGCCGACGTGTTTCTGACCGAGCGCATTGCCCAGCTGCAGCCCGACTTGATCATTGTGGACGCCGAAAGCGATGCCCGCGACTCGCTGGAGCACGTGGTGATGGCCACGCGCGAAGAACGCCGCCCCATCGTCATGTTCACCAACGACGACGACACTGGCCACGTGAAAGACGCTGTGGCGGCGGGCGTGTCGGCCTACATCGTGGCGGGCTTGTCGCCAGAGCGCATTCGACCGATTCTGGATGTGGCGCTGGCACGCTTTCAGCACGAGCAGGCGTTGCTGCAAACGCTAGCCAGCACCCAAAGTGAGCGTGATGAACTCAGCGCTGAACTCAAAGACCGCAAGGTGATTGACCGCGCCAAAGGTCTGCTGATGCAGCGCCAGGGCTTGAGTGAAGAAGATGCCTTCAAAAAAATGCGAAAAACCGCCATGGACAAAGGCTTGAAGCTGGCCGATGTGGCGCAGCGCATGCTTGATGTGGCTGATTTGCTGGCCTGA